In the Nitrosopumilus cobalaminigenes genome, TTTTCAGGTAATTGATCCTTGAATTTTTTCAGAAATTCTATCTCTTGTTTTTTATCTCGTAATTCGTCAGGTAGCATTATTGGAATTTCTTCAATTATTGGGTAGAATCTAGAACATTTTGGGCAAAAAATTACTCCCTCAGATATCACACTGTTTTTTTCCTTAATCTCAAATAATTCTAAAGGATTATTTTTGTCAATTGGACATGCCAATATATCCATCATTGTTTTGTTCATTTTAGATCCAGATAGATAGGAATTCCTTTTTGACTAGATAAAAGTGCAGCTTCAGCAATCTTAGTTACGTTGACTGCTTCTTGTGATTTGACTACTTGTTCATTATTCCCTTCAATAGCTCCTAGAAAGCTTTGAATTTCAAGTAACAATGGTTCTTGTTTTTCATTTTGAACTGTTTCTGACTCTTCATCTTTTTCTATAATTATCTCTTGGCTAATAAAATCAGATGAAATAATTGCATCAGTACATACTGCGTTGAATTTTCTTAATTTTTTCGGTGTTATCCAATTTGATGAAATTATCGCAACTTTGTCATTTTTGTATCCTAGCATAATACTTGCAAAATCTTCATGTTCATGTTTAATTTTCCCAGCTCTTGCAAATACAACTTGTGGCATATCATCAAACAACCAATTTGCAGTATCTATATCATGAACTGATGTATCATAGATTATTCCTACATCTTTGATATGAAGAGGCATTCTGTTTTCTCTGTGAAATTCAAGCATTACCAATTCGCCATATTTTTTATCTTTGACCATTTTTTTCACTACATCAACTGCAGGATTAAATCTCTCAATATATCCACAAGTTAGAATCACTTTGTTTTTGTCTGCTAGTTTTGCAAGATTTTGACCCTCTTCAGATTCGTAGGTCATTGGTTTTTCTACAAATACATGTTTTTTTGCTTCTAACAGTTTTCTTGCAATTGTAGAGTGAGTTGATGTGGGAGTTACAACAAAAGCTCCATCAAAATCTTCTCTGTTTAGTAATTCATCTAGTGATTCATAATGATTAACTGAATACTTTTCTCCATATTCTTTACTTTTTTGAGAATCTGCATCACATACTGCTACTAGCACTCCTAATTGAGATAGAATTCTGGTATGATTTTTCCCCCATCCGCCGGTTCCAATTTGAACAATTTTCATTTAATAAACCTCAGTTAACCAATGAGAATAGTCATCGTTTTTGTTCATTACTATCTCAGTATATTCTTGCATCATCTTTTTTGTAATATCTCCTGGTCTTCCATTCCCAATTTTCTTTGAATCCATTTTGATAATTGGCGTTATCTCAGCTGCAGTACCTGTAAGAAAGATTTCTTCAGAAATGATTAATTCACTTCTAGTAATGTCTCTTTCAATTACATCTAGATCCAAGTCTTTCCCAATTTTGATAATAGCATCACGAGTAATTCCTTCTAGTGCAGATGAAGCAAGTGATGGTGTAACTAACTGACCATTTCTTATAATGAAAATATTTTCACCAGGTGCCTCACTGACATTTCCGTTATGATCAAGCAATATGGCTTCATCAAATCCATTTCTTTTTGCCTCTTGAGTTGCAATAATTGAATTTAGATAATTTCCACCCATTTTTGCCTGTGGCGGTGTTGACATGTCTGAGAATTTTCTCCAAGATACTACCCCTGCAGTAATTCCATTTTTGTTGAATAAATCTCCGAATGGAAATGTAAAGATTGCAACATTGGTAGGTGCTTTTTCAGTTACATGTAGATTAATTCCATAATCTCCAACAAAATAAAATGGTCTGATGTAACAAGATTTTTTTATTTTATTTTTTTTACAAATACCAATGATTGCATTAGTAATTTCATCATCAGAAAAATTTAGTGAAATATTGTAAAATTGCCCCGATCTTCTAAATCGTTTTACATGTTCATCCAATCTAAACACATTGAGATTTTTCCCATTCCAATATGCCCTGATTCCCTCAAAAATTGATGTACCATAATGAATTGCATGTGTGGTTATTGGAACTTGTGCTTTTTCTGTAGGTACATACTTTCCATCAAACCATACGTATTTTGAAAGTGGAAGTCCCATGAAAAAATTCTATCAGATGTGTATTAATCTCTATTTATTTTGAATATCCTTCTTTGGGAAATTTCATTCCTACAATTCTTGTGGTTTGATCTTCTTGATTTGCAAATTCCTTTACTGTCTTCCACTCTTCTTCAATAATTTTTACTATCTCTTCCGGAACATCTTCTTTCCACGTAGATTTTTTTTTCAGTGCTGCATCATACAGTTTTTCTTTTACTGATGTTGCAGACAATGCTTTTCTTTCTCCAATTTTTGGTCTTAGTCTATACATTTTCAACATGTATCCTTCTGCTTTATCACCAGTGTAAGAAAAATAATCCCCTTCAACACCATCAAGTATTTGTTTTCTTAATTTCCATGATTTTCTTCTAACTAAAGGGGGGAGATATTTTTTAAATGGTGCAAGAAATGCATAATCTTCAGTAATTTTGATTGAATCTCCAAAAATGGATTCAAGCATCTTCTTTCTAGTTTCAAAATTAAATGGGAAACTTTTACTGTTTATTTCTCTACCTTCGTCCTTGAATACTACTGGCATTACCTTGACAACGTCTGCTTGTTTTTTCAATTCCTTAATGATTTCTACATGTGCGTTTGTTACTGGGTTTAGATGTGCAAGATAAAGTGCCGTAATCAATTACATCAACTAAATAATTCTCATATTTCAATGATTGATTTTAAAAAAGTTCTATCCGTATGATTCGTATTTAACTTCAAAGCTTCCATCTTCACGTTTATCGTGTTCTGTAACAAAGCCTTTAGGATTCAAAAAGTCCATTACGCCGTCAATGGTTCCTTGCCATCCACAAACATAGAATATTGTATTCTCTTTAGTAATTTTATCACCAATTAATTCCTCTAATGGTGAAAGTCCTCCATCTCTTGGTCTTAGGAATGTTTCAACTCTTCCTACTTGACCTGCCCATGATCTGTTAAACCATTCTTGTGGTCTACTGATTGCAGCTCTGTATCTAAAATTCCATTGATCTTTGCCTTTTGCAATACTCTCGTTTTCAAGATCAGTAAGCAAATCTTTGTAACTTAGTTCATCAACATAACTTGCTCCGTGCAAAACTACGATTTCTCGTTTATCTCCTGAATCATGAAGATGTTGTGCAAAGCTTACGAATGGGGCTAAACCTGTTCCTCCACCAATACAAACAATTCGTCTAGTATCTTTTTCACCATTTGTTAATTCCTCATTAATTAGTAATGCTCTACCTGTTGGTTTCAACCAAAGAATTTCATCCCCTTCTTTTACATTAAAAATTTGTGTGGTTAATCTTCCAGGAAGTGGTTTTCTTACCCATCTGATAACTAATTCAATATAATCTCTATTTTCTGGATGTGATGCAATTGAATATGCTCGTCTTACAATTTTTCCATTTTCTACCGGATTTGGCAATCCCAATGTGATGAATTGACCTGCTTTGTATTCCGGAACAGGACCCTCTTTTGGAACTAATCTAATAATTACAAGATCTTCTTTTAATAATTGAACATAAGTGACAGTTGCTTTGTTATCTACGACCATAACGATTGAATCAGCATTTGCACGGTTAAATATATTGTGTTAATTTCATAACGAGATTATCTTGTAGACCTCTAAACGTTAATAACCAAATTTGAAAAAGATATTTCGATCAGAATTCTGATTATTGGGCCGGTCGTCTAGTCCGGTAGGATATGTGCATGGCATGCATGGGATCGAGGGTTCAAATCCCTTCCGGTCCACTTATTTTTTTATTAAAGAAATCATTTTTTCAATTTCATGATCTTTTTCTTTTAAAATATCTCTGATTTTTTCATCTGAAATTGAAATTTTTAAATCAATTATTGCTTGCAAAGCACTTTTTTTTACTTCCAAATTAGTATCAGATAACCCTTCAAGGAAAATTTCTTTTGCTTCTTGAGCTTTTAGATGTCCTAAAGCTCCTAACGCACATGATCTAACCATAGAGCGTTCATCTTTTGCAAGTTTAATTATTTCAGGAATTGCATCAGTTTCATTTCTATTTGCTAATACTAGTGATGTAAAGCCTCTAATGTTTTTATTCGCAGCATCCAAACTAGTAATTAAAAAATCTGAAATTTTATTTTTATTTAAAATGAGAGAACTAAATGCTTCCCCCCTAACTTCAACATCGTCATCATCTAACTTAGAAATAATTTTTTCTAAAATTTCTGGATTATCGATATTATCTAACGTTTCTAAAATTTTGATTTTTTCTTTACTGCTTCCCAATTCTAAAACTTTTGAAATATTTTCCAAGTTCTGACTAATTTCCTTCTTTCTAGTTAATAATGGTTCAAATTTTTCAAAAATTTTTAATTTAATTAGAAAATCCCCTTTTAGCTTTAAATTATCGTTAAATACCAAAATCTGCATGTCAAATGAAACCAGAGACACCGTATTCATTGGTAAGAAACCATTGATGGCATATGTAACATCAACGCTAATTCAATTGGCAAACTTACCTTCCGTCAACATCAAAGCTAGAGGACTCAGCATTGGACGTGCTGTCGATGTAGCTCAAATCATTGCAAGAAAGACAGAAAATGCAGGCTACTCTATCGGAGAAATAAAAATTGGCTCAGAATCATTAGAGTCACAAGACGGTAGAACAAGAAACGTTTCAACTATAGAAATTGAAGTAAAGAGAAATACAAATTAACTGTACTTTACTTGAAATTTTTTATTTTATTATTTCTTAGATTTTTCGTATTTTTTTTCCATCTTTCTAAACTTTGGAAGTTCAACCAAGTCGTTAAACTGATCAAAATTCACCACTTTTTGTTTGTACTTTGATGTGTTTCCAGTTTTCTTTAATTCTAGTAAAATATTCATTGTTGCAAATGTATTTGCGTATAGAACTGACAATGGATATAGAACAATATTGAATCCCATTCCACTTAATATTTCAGCAGAACTCAATGGTGTAGCTCCACCCTCAATCATATTTGCAACAAGTGGTGCATTGATCTCTTTTCCAATTTTTTTCATTTCATCTATTGATCTTGGAGCTTCAACAAAAACTGCATCAGCACCTGTCTTTTTATTTTGTTTACCCCGTTCAATGGCTTCATCTAATCCTTTAGTTGCTCTAGCATCTGTTCTTGCAACAATGATGAAATCTTTACTTTCTCTAGCATCAATTGCAGCAGATAGTTTCTCTGTATATTCTTCTTGAGAAACTACGTCTTTTCCTTGCATGTGTCCACATCGCTTAGGCCATTTTTGATCCTCTAGGAAAATACCTGATGCTCCTGCTGATTCTAATTCTTTTACTAATTTCCATACGCTTAATGCATTTCCATATCCTGTATCTGAATCTACAATAACTGGAATTGATGCAGCTCTACAAATCCTTCTAGCATTATCTACAGTTTCAGTTGCTCCGATAAATCCATAGTCTGGCATTCCGAATAATGTTGCAGATGTTCCATATCCCGTTTGGAACATTGCATCAAATCCAACTTTTTGAGCAATTTTTGCACCTAGTGCATCATAAACACCTGGAATTACCAGTGGTTTTTTTGATTTT is a window encoding:
- a CDS encoding Trm112 family protein — protein: MNKTMMDILACPIDKNNPLELFEIKEKNSVISEGVIFCPKCSRFYPIIEEIPIMLPDELRDKKQEIEFLKKFKDQLPEKIITMANPWHL
- a CDS encoding HEAT repeat domain-containing protein, translating into MQILVFNDNLKLKGDFLIKLKIFEKFEPLLTRKKEISQNLENISKVLELGSSKEKIKILETLDNIDNPEILEKIISKLDDDDVEVRGEAFSSLILNKNKISDFLITSLDAANKNIRGFTSLVLANRNETDAIPEIIKLAKDERSMVRSCALGALGHLKAQEAKEIFLEGLSDTNLEVKKSALQAIIDLKISISDEKIRDILKEKDHEIEKMISLIKK
- a CDS encoding isocitrate lyase/PEP mutase family protein, producing MLKSKKPLVIPGVYDALGAKIAQKVGFDAMFQTGYGTSATLFGMPDYGFIGATETVDNARRICRAASIPVIVDSDTGYGNALSVWKLVKELESAGASGIFLEDQKWPKRCGHMQGKDVVSQEEYTEKLSAAIDARESKDFIIVARTDARATKGLDEAIERGKQNKKTGADAVFVEAPRSIDEMKKIGKEINAPLVANMIEGGATPLSSAEILSGMGFNIVLYPLSVLYANTFATMNILLELKKTGNTSKYKQKVVNFDQFNDLVELPKFRKMEKKYEKSKK
- a CDS encoding Gfo/Idh/MocA family protein — translated: MKIVQIGTGGWGKNHTRILSQLGVLVAVCDADSQKSKEYGEKYSVNHYESLDELLNREDFDGAFVVTPTSTHSTIARKLLEAKKHVFVEKPMTYESEEGQNLAKLADKNKVILTCGYIERFNPAVDVVKKMVKDKKYGELVMLEFHRENRMPLHIKDVGIIYDTSVHDIDTANWLFDDMPQVVFARAGKIKHEHEDFASIMLGYKNDKVAIISSNWITPKKLRKFNAVCTDAIISSDFISQEIIIEKDEESETVQNEKQEPLLLEIQSFLGAIEGNNEQVVKSQEAVNVTKIAEAALLSSQKGIPIYLDLK
- a CDS encoding DNA-binding protein yields the protein MSNETRDTVFIGKKPLMAYVTSTLIQLANLPSVNIKARGLSIGRAVDVAQIIARKTENAGYSIGEIKIGSESLESQDGRTRNVSTIEIEVKRNTN
- a CDS encoding branched-chain amino acid transaminase produces the protein MGLPLSKYVWFDGKYVPTEKAQVPITTHAIHYGTSIFEGIRAYWNGKNLNVFRLDEHVKRFRRSGQFYNISLNFSDDEITNAIIGICKKNKIKKSCYIRPFYFVGDYGINLHVTEKAPTNVAIFTFPFGDLFNKNGITAGVVSWRKFSDMSTPPQAKMGGNYLNSIIATQEAKRNGFDEAILLDHNGNVSEAPGENIFIIRNGQLVTPSLASSALEGITRDAIIKIGKDLDLDVIERDITRSELIISEEIFLTGTAAEITPIIKMDSKKIGNGRPGDITKKMMQEYTEIVMNKNDDYSHWLTEVY
- a CDS encoding FAD-binding oxidoreductase; its protein translation is MVVDNKATVTYVQLLKEDLVIIRLVPKEGPVPEYKAGQFITLGLPNPVENGKIVRRAYSIASHPENRDYIELVIRWVRKPLPGRLTTQIFNVKEGDEILWLKPTGRALLINEELTNGEKDTRRIVCIGGGTGLAPFVSFAQHLHDSGDKREIVVLHGASYVDELSYKDLLTDLENESIAKGKDQWNFRYRAAISRPQEWFNRSWAGQVGRVETFLRPRDGGLSPLEELIGDKITKENTIFYVCGWQGTIDGVMDFLNPKGFVTEHDKREDGSFEVKYESYG